The region GCCGCCAGTTCCGGCATTATTGACGAGAATATCCACTTTGCCCCATTTCTCAAGCGTTCTGTCTATGACCATCTGAACCTGATCTTTAAGCGAAATGTCGGCGCGAATAATCAGAGACTCGTATCCGGATTGCTTTTCGAAATCTTTTCTTGTCTTTTCCAGATTTCGCTCATTTCTCGAACAAATGACCACCTTGGCACCGCTTTCACACATTCTCCGGGCAATATATTTCCCGATGCCTCGTCCGCCTCCGGTGACAATCGCGACTTTATCTTTTAATACCATTTCAATTTATCTTTCTGTATTAATTTTTTCAAAAAGGCTGTTCAAAAAGACTGAGTAGCAAGGCCGCAGTTTCGAGAGCGACTGAGGCGTACTTGCTTAGTACGTTGAAGTTGATTTCGGAACGAGAACGCAGCTAATTAGGCATTTTCAACAGCCTTCATTTCAATGCATGACGGAGCCGCCGCAGATATTAATGGCCTGCCCCGTAATCGCCCGCGCCTCTTCGCCCGAAAGGAAGATCGCCAATTCCGCAACCTCTTCCAAAGCGACAAATCTCTTGATCGGTATTGCATTAATGGCCATTTTTCTGAATTCGTCGGTAGAGACATTCAAGGCCTTCGCGGTTTCCTGGATTCCTTGAGACGCCATTTGTGTTTCTACCCAACCGGGACAAATCGTGTTGACCGTTATTCCTCGTGGAGCAACCTCCAGGGCCAATGCGCTCGAAAAACCAACGACACCATGTTTAGAGGCAGAATAGGCCGTATACCCCGCAACGCCAAACTTCCCAAGCACGGAAGAGATATTGATGATTCTTCCGTGACTTTGATCTTTCATTGACCTTAAGACGGCCTTGCTGAAAAAATAAATCCCGTTGAGATTCGTATCTAGAATATCCAGCCACTCCTCGTCCGTGCTTTCCAATAAGGGCAATCTTCCGGACCGTCCCGCATTATTCACGAGAATATGAACCTCGCCCCATTTCTGGATGACTTCGGCAACGGAACTCTCAACTTCCTCCTTCTTATTGACATTGACCGACAGCGCAAAGACCTTTTCTTCGCCATACTGATTATTTAATGACTTTGCGGTCGAATTTAAATTCTCAAGATTTCTTGAACAGATCATGACACGCGCCCCTTCCTTGACAAAGGATTCCGTTATGGATTTTCCGATGCCAGTTCCGCCGCCCGTCACAATCGCAATCTTATCTTTTAATCTCATCGTTAGATTTTACTTCATGTTTTGAATGATGTTTGGGAAATTTGATCTTACAGAATGGCACTACAGTTCATGCAAAGATAACCTGCCTCTTCATCAAACCGGCACGATTCCGAAAGATAACGAATATCGTAGACAAACTGGCATTTGGGACAGGTCACCAGATTTTCCATTCCCTTTTTTCCGGAGGCGATTCCTTGATTCATATTCTCTTCAGCAGGACACATTGCATTTTTCCTTGATCAAATTCAGGAAGAAATGGAAGGAGAGACGGCTGTTTCTTCCGCCATCTGATTAATTCCAACAAGTTCTTCCATGAGTTCCTGAACGGAAACAATCTTTTTAATTTTCCAGGCGTTCGTTCCTGCAAAAAACAGACCCTCTTCCAGATTTCCTCTCTGCGCTTTGTCAAGCATGGATGCAATACAGTAAGTCTCTCTCTTGTCGCGGCAGGCGCAATGTTTTAAACACTTGGCAAAACACTTATCATCGACCTCAAGCCCTTTTTCAAAACGTTCAGTAAATTCGCTTCGAATTGCCCGTCCCGGCATGCCGACGGGACTTTTAACAATAACAATGTCTTCTTCCTTGGCTTTTATGAACATTTCTTTAAAACTATCCGCCGCATCGCATTCAAATGTGCCTACAAATCTCGAACCTAATTGCACGCCATGGGCGCCCAATCCCATGATGCGCAGGATATCTTTGTGATAAAAGATACCTCCGGCTGCAATAACGGGAATGTTAAGCTGGGCCTCTTTATGCAAAAATTCCAACACCTCGGGAACGACTTTATCCAGAGCAAAGACCGGATCGGTAATTTCATCTGGCCTGGCACCGAGATGCCCTCCGGCAAAATTGGGAGTCTCGACCACATAGGCATCAGGCATCCTTTGGTGCAGTCTTTCCCATTTTTTAATGATAATGGATGCGGCTTTAACTGAAGAAATTATCGGAACAATGGCCACATCCGGGTATTCCTTGACATATTCCGGAAGATTGACGGGCAGACCTGCGCCGGAAAAAATAATTTGCGCACCATATTCCGCGGAAGTTCTGACCATCTCTTCGTAGTCGGTAATAGCAACCATGCAATTAACGCCAAAAATTCCTTTCGGGCTTTTTTCCCGGGTCATTCGGAGTTCATCCCGAAGCGCCAGAATATTGGCACGAAAATAATCTTTGGATGTAGCGCCGTCCTTTTTGTAATAGGGTGAATCCAGGCCGAGTGCCACAGTTGAGACCACACCAATCCCGCCGGCATTTCCCACCGCTGAGGCCAATCTCGAAGCAGATATCCGGATTCCCATTCCTCCCTGAATGACAGGATATCGCGAGGTGTGTTTCCCAATCGTCAGTGATGGAAGAGTGATATTTTGTTTTGAATTCATAAAGAATCCTTTTCGTTTATTCTGAGAAGACGCGGGATCGACTACAATCACAAAACGCAGATGGGAACGCTTTTATTATAGCACACTCTTTCTGGAATCTAACAGGTTTTCCGCGACGGTAACCACCTCGCCGACGTCCTTACCATAGGCTTGAGCCCTGATCTCTTCCTGAAATTTCTTTGTCGTAACCGCTCCGCCAATCATAATTTGATAGGGTAACTGGCGGGTGTCCACTTCATCGACAACAACCTTCATCTGCATCATCGTCGTCGTCATGAGAGCGGAAAGAGCGATGATATCGGCCTTATTTTCCTCGGCGGCCTTTAAGATCGTTTCCATCGGAACATTTCTGCCCAGATCAATGACGTTGAATCCGAAATTTCTTAACATAAGACAGCAGATATTCTTGCCAATATCGTGAATATCTCCTTTGACCGTGGCAAATACAATTGTTCCCTTTTTTTCCATATTTCCCGATTTTTCGAGATAAGGAAGAAGAAAATCGACGCCTCGCTTCATGGTATCTGCCGAAGCGACCAAATGGGGAATGAATTTCTTCCGTTCGCCGAACAGATCTCCCAATTTTCGAATGGCGGGAGTCATGACATTCAGGAACATGTCAAAGGCTTCCAGTTTTTCGTCTATACCCTGCTTGACCAGCTGGGTAATACTTTCCCGCTCTCCTTCCAGCACGGCCTTGTAAATCTTTTCCCGTGTTGTTTGGGGAGGTGCCTCTTTGGGCGCATCTTTATTCCCCTCCAGGTCAGCCTGGACCTGAATAAAGGCTCTGCACTCAGGATCTCTTCTGGCAAAAAGAGAGGCTGCAGAGACGATTTGGTGCATTTCCAAATCGTAGGGATCCAGAATGGCGGCATCTAAACCCGCCGCGATACATTGTGCCAGGAAAGTATTGTGAACCATATGGCGATTGGGAAGGCCGAACGAAACATTGCTTAAGCCCAGCGAGGTGGGAGATCCCAATTCAGTGGTGATCAACCGGATGGTTTCAAGCGTCTGCGTGGCTGATTCCTGAACAGCGGAAACTGTCAGCGCAAGGCAATCGAAGATAATATCTTCCTTGCGAATGCCATAATCCGCGGCCCGCCTCAAAATAGTTTCTGCGTTTTTTACCCGCTGTGAAGCTTTTTCAGGGATCTCATCCCCCGCAACCAGGGCGATGACAGAAGAGCCATACTTTTTGACCAGGGGAAAAATCTCCTGAATCCGCTCTTCTTCGGCATTGACACTGTTGACCAGAACTTTGCCCGGGTAATAGATCATGCCATATTCCAGTGCATTGACGAATGAACTGTCAATGACCAGTGGAACGTTGACCACATTCTGGATTGCCGTGACTGCTTTTCCCATCATTTCTGCTTCATTAATCATCGGAACACCGA is a window of Nitrospirota bacterium DNA encoding:
- a CDS encoding SDR family oxidoreductase, which codes for MRLKDKIAIVTGGGTGIGKSITESFVKEGARVMICSRNLENLNSTAKSLNNQYGEEKVFALSVNVNKKEEVESSVAEVIQKWGEVHILVNNAGRSGRLPLLESTDEEWLDILDTNLNGIYFFSKAVLRSMKDQSHGRIINISSVLGKFGVAGYTAYSASKHGVVGFSSALALEVAPRGITVNTICPGWVETQMASQGIQETAKALNVSTDEFRKMAINAIPIKRFVALEEVAELAIFLSGEEARAITGQAINICGGSVMH
- a CDS encoding nitronate monooxygenase gives rise to the protein MNSKQNITLPSLTIGKHTSRYPVIQGGMGIRISASRLASAVGNAGGIGVVSTVALGLDSPYYKKDGATSKDYFRANILALRDELRMTREKSPKGIFGVNCMVAITDYEEMVRTSAEYGAQIIFSGAGLPVNLPEYVKEYPDVAIVPIISSVKAASIIIKKWERLHQRMPDAYVVETPNFAGGHLGARPDEITDPVFALDKVVPEVLEFLHKEAQLNIPVIAAGGIFYHKDILRIMGLGAHGVQLGSRFVGTFECDAADSFKEMFIKAKEEDIVIVKSPVGMPGRAIRSEFTERFEKGLEVDDKCFAKCLKHCACRDKRETYCIASMLDKAQRGNLEEGLFFAGTNAWKIKKIVSVQELMEELVGINQMAEETAVSPSISS
- a CDS encoding homocysteine S-methyltransferase family protein: MSEILDRLKTEILILDGSMGALLQGRGLPNGYAPDLWNLENPEAIVDVHREYILAGSDIVLTNTFGASRIRLGEYNAQDKIREINESAVKIARKAAGGKKVYVAGDIGPSGTTIAPFGELAFDKAVHLFYEQAFELVRAGCDLIAIETMFDLQEMKAAIIAAKEAVQGKNIPIMAHMTFTQDGITDTGSDAETAATVLEGLGVEILGVNCSTGPEHMLPVIKKMSETTHVFISAEPNAGLPIQIKGTTVFPATSDEMASYADRFIESGVNILGGCCGTTPDYIRKIKGILSGRRPAPRNVRKGMKISSRMKTVYVGPGHPFLKIGEKINPTGKKLFSQAIKEGRTDLIVAAARKQFEAGATALDVNVGVPMINEAEMMGKAVTAIQNVVNVPLVIDSSFVNALEYGMIYYPGKVLVNSVNAEEERIQEIFPLVKKYGSSVIALVAGDEIPEKASQRVKNAETILRRAADYGIRKEDIIFDCLALTVSAVQESATQTLETIRLITTELGSPTSLGLSNVSFGLPNRHMVHNTFLAQCIAAGLDAAILDPYDLEMHQIVSAASLFARRDPECRAFIQVQADLEGNKDAPKEAPPQTTREKIYKAVLEGERESITQLVKQGIDEKLEAFDMFLNVMTPAIRKLGDLFGERKKFIPHLVASADTMKRGVDFLLPYLEKSGNMEKKGTIVFATVKGDIHDIGKNICCLMLRNFGFNVIDLGRNVPMETILKAAEENKADIIALSALMTTTMMQMKVVVDEVDTRQLPYQIMIGGAVTTKKFQEEIRAQAYGKDVGEVVTVAENLLDSRKSVL